Part of the Paenibacillus sp. FSL R7-0273 genome is shown below.
TGACAGCAGCTCAGGATCGAACTGGGCGTAGACGTCGTGGTCAGGCACCTCAAGCCGCAGGGTGAACTGCTTCTGTTCAATTTCCCCGTAGGCGCCGGCAATAATCTCCCGCAGGAAATCACCGAGCTCATGACGGCCCATTTTCAGCAGAAAATCCGGAGAATCCGTCTTGAGCAGCTCCATCATATTCTGGATCAGCCGGGTGACCTGGAAGGACTTGTTGTAAATGTAGAGTAAATATTTCCGCTGCCGCTCGGCGTCTTCTACCCGGCCTTCATATAGGGCCTGAGCGTACCCCTGAATACTGGTGATCGGGGTTTTGAGATCATGGGACAAATCCATAATCATCCGTTGCTTACTGTCCTCAGCCCGCTGCTTGGCAATGGTCGTGCGTTCAATCATATCCGCCATGTAATTGAAGGTCTCGGCCATCTGCTCAAATTCCTTCTCGGCATGGACCGTAAGACGGGTGCTGTAATTTCCCTGAATCATTTCCTTGAGTCCCTGGATAATAGTCTTCAGCGGCTTCAGGATACGGCGGGCAACGGAATAGCTGTACGTAACAACAAGCAGCAGAAGCAGCATTGCGCCAAGCATGATATAGAAGGTCACAGACTGATTGACATGAGACATGAACGGATAGCTGTTAATCGTGATATCGATGCGGTCCCGGGGAAGCTTCAGCAGCAGCCAGCCCGTGAACCCGTCCTGCTGATAATCTGCCAGGGACACGTAGTAAGCCTGATCCGGATCATTCTCAAGCAATGTATACAGCTGCTCCTCAGTATAGCTGTGCGGATCATCCTGTTTACTGCCGATGACCTCGCGGACCGTCTTGCTGCTGTCCAGCACCTCCAGCCAGCCTTCGCTGCGCAGCAGTTTGGCCGTTTCCGGCCCGCTTTGCGGATTGTCCAGATACCGGCTGGCCTGCGTCTTCAGGTCCGGGTCAGCCAGCTGGTAATCCTGCAGCTTCTGCGCAACATCCAGCTGCATAAAGGCATAGGTGCCGAATATAATTACGGTCACTGTAAACAGCACAATCAGCAGAAACCGCAGAAAGTCAATGGCCAGCGATGCCTGCAGCGGCCGCTGCTGTCTAGTTTTCCACAGGCGCATTGATTTTGTACCCCAGTCCGCGGATCGTCTTCAAATATTCCGGCTTTTTGGAATCACGTTCAATTTTCTCACGGATGTTGCTGATATGCACCATGATGCTGTTATCCTCGTACATGTAGAAATCCTCCCACACAGCTTCATAAATCCGCTTGCGGGTAAAGACCCGGCCCGGCTCCTCCATCATCAGCTTAAGGATTTTATACTCGGTAGAGGTCAGCATAACCGGCTCCCCGGATACATACAGCACGCATTCCTTCAGATCCAGAGTCAATGCCCCCAGCACAAGCTGCTTCACCTCAGGCTCCGGCGCAAGGACTGGCACATCAAAATGATGGACCCGGCGCAGCAGGGCATTCACTCTCGCCACAACTTCCAGCGGATTGAAGGGCTTGGCTATGTAGTCGTCGGCACCAAGCTCCAGTCCCAGTATTTTGTCATGATCCTGGCTCTTGGCGGATAAGAACAGGACGGGAAAGTGATAGGCTCCGCGGATGCTTTTCAGCAGCTGCAGCCCGTCCATCCCCGGCATCATAATATCGAGAATCGCCAGATCGACAGACTGCTCCCGGATCAGAAGCTGGGCCTCTAATCCGGATGAAGCGCTTAGAATATGGTAGTCTTTTTCAAGGTAAAGCTGCAGCAATTCAACAATTTCAGGCTCGTCGTCAGCAATCAGTATCGTATATATAATCCATCACCCCTGGCCAGTATAGCGGT
Proteins encoded:
- a CDS encoding response regulator transcription factor; its protein translation is MIYTILIADDEPEIVELLQLYLEKDYHILSASSGLEAQLLIREQSVDLAILDIMMPGMDGLQLLKSIRGAYHFPVLFLSAKSQDHDKILGLELGADDYIAKPFNPLEVVARVNALLRRVHHFDVPVLAPEPEVKQLVLGALTLDLKECVLYVSGEPVMLTSTEYKILKLMMEEPGRVFTRKRIYEAVWEDFYMYEDNSIMVHISNIREKIERDSKKPEYLKTIRGLGYKINAPVEN
- a CDS encoding sensor histidine kinase is translated as MRLWKTRQQRPLQASLAIDFLRFLLIVLFTVTVIIFGTYAFMQLDVAQKLQDYQLADPDLKTQASRYLDNPQSGPETAKLLRSEGWLEVLDSSKTVREVIGSKQDDPHSYTEEQLYTLLENDPDQAYYVSLADYQQDGFTGWLLLKLPRDRIDITINSYPFMSHVNQSVTFYIMLGAMLLLLLVVTYSYSVARRILKPLKTIIQGLKEMIQGNYSTRLTVHAEKEFEQMAETFNYMADMIERTTIAKQRAEDSKQRMIMDLSHDLKTPITSIQGYAQALYEGRVEDAERQRKYLLYIYNKSFQVTRLIQNMMELLKTDSPDFLLKMGRHELGDFLREIIAGAYGEIEQKQFTLRLEVPDHDVYAQFDPELLSRVVQNLIANALSYNPPGTTLRVGLATRPEAVVIEIADNGVGIPKELQATIFDPFVRGDEARTASGGTGLGLAIARKNTERMGGTLELSGSRQEVTVFTITIPL